Proteins from one Candidatus Nitrospira nitrificans genomic window:
- a CDS encoding response regulator: MNRPRILMADDHAIVLAGLRKLVEAEGEVVGMVEDGRALVEAAQQLRPDIVLLDISMPLLNGLDAARQISKLVPESKLIFLTMHATPTYATEAFKAGASGYLIKRSAAVELKQAIQAVMRGQHYMTPLITKDVLAATLQSSGGQPSKPLVTSLTQRQREVLQLVAEGKGTKAIASILNISVKTVEFHKFRIMSELDLHSTAELVKYAIAEGLVSVSS; this comes from the coding sequence ATGAATCGCCCCCGGATCCTAATGGCCGATGATCATGCCATCGTCCTAGCCGGACTTCGTAAGCTCGTGGAAGCCGAGGGTGAAGTGGTCGGCATGGTGGAGGACGGGCGAGCATTGGTGGAAGCGGCGCAGCAGCTTCGTCCCGACATCGTATTGTTGGATATCTCGATGCCGTTGCTCAACGGACTCGATGCGGCGCGCCAGATAAGTAAGCTGGTGCCGGAAAGCAAGCTGATCTTCCTGACCATGCATGCCACCCCCACCTATGCGACCGAAGCATTTAAGGCCGGGGCCTCGGGCTATCTGATAAAGCGGTCCGCCGCCGTGGAGCTCAAGCAAGCCATTCAGGCGGTGATGAGAGGACAACACTATATGACCCCGCTTATCACGAAAGATGTCTTGGCAGCGACACTCCAATCCTCCGGTGGTCAGCCCAGTAAGCCCTTGGTGACTTCCCTGACACAGCGGCAACGGGAGGTGTTACAGCTCGTGGCCGAGGGAAAAGGTACCAAGGCCATCGCCTCGATCCTGAACATTTCTGTAAAAACCGTGGAGTTTCACAAGTTTCGCATTATGAGTGAACTCGATCTCCACTCGACTGCCGAGCTCGTCAAATATGCGATCGCCGAGGGCCTGGTAAGTGTATCCTCGTAG
- a CDS encoding adenine nucleotide alpha hydrolase family protein codes for MGYARRASVEDGSPSSKKALQFMTKQFTAEPDAKPLLILLVHMMPSSRYAMAKEAGEQWLAQEAAKLEKVGYRVRQFPVWGRPLRRL; via the coding sequence ATGGGCTACGCCCGCCGAGCATCCGTAGAAGACGGCTCTCCGTCATCCAAGAAAGCGCTCCAGTTCATGACCAAACAATTCACGGCCGAGCCTGATGCCAAGCCGCTCCTGATTCTGCTGGTCCATATGATGCCGTCTTCGCGCTATGCGATGGCGAAGGAGGCGGGGGAACAATGGCTCGCGCAGGAGGCGGCCAAGCTTGAAAAAGTCGGGTATCGCGTCAGACAGTTTCCTGTGTGGGGCCGGCCGCTGAGGAGATTATGA
- a CDS encoding c-type cytochrome, producing MSSRSMVLSVLFTLFCLGGAHAASEESSSQKALREHYDLQEGKRLYEQYCRFCHGEQGKGKAFDVTPPPADLTSPAVQQKSDFDLTQIIHGGEQGTAMGAWKWTLSDRDKQNVLRYIRSLAQ from the coding sequence ATGTCATCACGATCCATGGTCTTGTCGGTCTTGTTTACGCTGTTCTGCTTGGGTGGTGCTCATGCTGCATCGGAGGAGAGCAGCAGTCAAAAGGCGTTACGTGAACACTACGATCTTCAAGAGGGCAAGCGTCTCTACGAGCAATATTGCCGGTTTTGCCATGGAGAACAGGGGAAAGGCAAGGCCTTTGATGTGACTCCCCCGCCGGCCGATCTCACGAGTCCCGCCGTTCAGCAGAAGTCAGATTTCGACCTCACACAGATCATTCACGGAGGTGAGCAGGGCACCGCGATGGGAGCCTGGAAATGGACCCTGTCTGACAGGGACAAGCAGAATGTCCTCCGGTACATCCGATCGTTGGCTCAATGA
- a CDS encoding efflux RND transporter periplasmic adaptor subunit, whose amino-acid sequence MTSDGEERIKEMRFVAHTCLNQRMLKCRARVMHGLAVCVILAAGIACENKPSETSTVKPDLPSARTGLLRLTPQELSRMRLELISVAQGQLLSHREFPATVQANQNESAEVTTLIRGRVVKVHVDVGQDVKKGALLAMLHSVDLGVSEGDYLKAGARLHEAERAHLRAQDLYENKAVSLAELQRREAAMKTARAELREAKNRLELLGVPPEEIERLERELTIKADMPLRAPFDGRVITRNITRGEVVETEQTLFTVADLTDVWVIGNVPEKDVRFILKDQKVTVVVAAYPHAIFSGAITYVGDVLDPATRAMSLRVTVPNPDRLLKPEMFAIISVSATSSPDVLSVPLAAVQDGPAGPMVFVQREPGVFEPRPIKLGNEEGDVIRVLEGVKAGEQVVTKGSFALKSEMERHKIEPSL is encoded by the coding sequence ATGACATCCGATGGCGAAGAGCGGATCAAGGAGATGAGATTTGTGGCTCATACCTGCCTGAATCAGCGCATGCTCAAATGCCGTGCTCGAGTCATGCATGGCCTGGCGGTTTGCGTGATTCTAGCGGCGGGCATCGCGTGCGAAAATAAACCGTCAGAGACCTCCACCGTCAAACCCGACTTGCCTTCCGCCCGAACGGGGTTGTTGCGCCTGACGCCGCAAGAGTTGTCTCGAATGCGGCTGGAACTGATATCCGTAGCGCAGGGGCAGCTTCTTTCACATCGTGAGTTTCCCGCGACTGTCCAGGCGAACCAAAATGAATCGGCTGAGGTCACTACTCTGATCCGTGGCCGGGTTGTGAAAGTCCACGTCGATGTCGGGCAGGACGTGAAAAAGGGCGCTCTCTTGGCGATGCTCCACAGTGTGGACCTGGGCGTCTCGGAAGGAGACTATCTCAAGGCCGGGGCAAGGCTCCATGAAGCGGAGCGAGCGCATCTCCGCGCCCAGGATCTGTACGAAAACAAGGCCGTCAGTCTCGCTGAATTGCAACGACGCGAGGCCGCCATGAAGACGGCGCGCGCCGAACTGCGGGAAGCAAAGAACCGACTCGAACTGCTCGGTGTGCCGCCGGAGGAGATCGAGAGGCTTGAACGGGAATTGACCATCAAGGCCGACATGCCTCTACGCGCGCCGTTCGATGGGCGAGTGATCACGCGCAACATCACACGGGGAGAAGTCGTCGAAACAGAACAGACGCTCTTTACCGTGGCCGATCTCACGGATGTGTGGGTGATCGGCAATGTGCCGGAGAAAGACGTGCGGTTCATCCTCAAGGACCAGAAGGTCACCGTGGTCGTGGCGGCCTATCCCCATGCGATCTTCAGCGGGGCCATCACCTATGTCGGAGACGTGCTTGATCCCGCAACCCGCGCCATGAGCCTCCGGGTCACCGTGCCGAACCCGGATCGTCTCTTGAAACCAGAAATGTTCGCCATCATCAGCGTGTCGGCAACCTCAAGCCCTGACGTGCTGAGCGTTCCGCTCGCGGCTGTCCAGGATGGGCCCGCCGGCCCGATGGTGTTCGTTCAACGGGAGCCCGGTGTGTTCGAGCCGCGGCCGATCAAGTTGGGGAACGAAGAGGGAGACGTGATCAGAGTCTTGGAGGGGGTGAAGGCCGGCGAGCAGGTTGTGACGAAAGGCTCCTTTGCCCTCAAGTCAGAAATGGAACGGCACAAGATCGAGCCCTCGTTATGA
- a CDS encoding MlaA family lipoprotein, whose protein sequence is MKTTAMRRPVCFRRSQFGIILTVLLIALSGCVTQKGSTSSLSPTIGQNAQLILVADADPKTVPSEAPGHDASSEEPLDPFSKPGDEAGDEYDPWEPLNSKVFEFNWQLDRWVLKPVAKGYNFVVPNIVQVGIGNIFYNSRATPRFLNNMFQGKFKGAGIEVGRFLINTTVGIGGFFDVAQHYFKLTTPEEDTGQTLGFYGVPPGPYLMIPILGPYTARDLLGYAGDIALNPIYWLILPTMHNIDSIPTVVSIDERAATYGISIGARATEVVNERSLNLEKFQGVEESTLDLYAAVRNAYLQKRAKAVRE, encoded by the coding sequence ATGAAGACAACAGCTATGCGTAGGCCGGTCTGCTTCAGGCGAAGTCAATTTGGAATCATTCTTACTGTCTTATTGATCGCGCTCTCGGGTTGCGTTACTCAAAAGGGTTCGACAAGCTCACTCAGCCCAACCATCGGACAGAATGCTCAGCTCATTCTTGTCGCTGATGCCGATCCCAAGACCGTTCCGTCAGAAGCGCCGGGCCACGACGCGTCTTCCGAAGAGCCACTCGATCCGTTTTCTAAACCGGGCGATGAGGCAGGCGACGAGTACGACCCGTGGGAACCGCTGAACAGTAAGGTGTTTGAATTCAACTGGCAGCTCGATCGCTGGGTGCTGAAGCCGGTCGCGAAGGGCTACAACTTCGTCGTTCCTAATATCGTCCAGGTCGGCATCGGCAATATCTTCTACAATAGTCGTGCGACCCCGCGATTCCTGAACAATATGTTTCAAGGAAAATTCAAAGGAGCCGGGATCGAAGTCGGGCGGTTTCTCATCAATACAACGGTCGGGATCGGCGGATTTTTCGATGTAGCCCAACACTACTTCAAGCTGACGACACCGGAAGAGGATACGGGACAAACGCTTGGGTTTTATGGAGTGCCACCCGGCCCCTATCTCATGATACCGATTCTAGGACCGTATACGGCTCGAGATCTTCTCGGCTATGCCGGAGACATCGCCCTCAATCCGATTTACTGGCTCATCCTGCCGACCATGCATAACATCGATTCCATTCCGACAGTGGTGTCCATCGATGAGCGGGCGGCCACGTATGGCATATCGATTGGTGCGCGCGCGACTGAAGTCGTCAATGAACGCTCCCTGAATTTAGAAAAGTTCCAGGGGGTTGAAGAATCGACGCTCGACCTTTATGCCGCGGTCCGCAATGCCTATCTCCAAAAACGAGCCAAGGCCGTCCGAGAATAG
- a CDS encoding CBS domain-containing protein, translating into MRLAQYFEHAYDPKTLTVRQIMEGSVFTVSPETRGIRIAEIMTERNFGAVPIVERDSTLVGLVSEFDLLRAIDEGKDLRHIMAEDMMTRNVVTVTEDMLVQDFIKLIQEKHLIRTPVVKGNTLVGIATRRDAVFAYVKATASYWRPRKGGDL; encoded by the coding sequence ATGAGACTGGCGCAGTATTTCGAGCATGCCTATGATCCGAAGACGCTTACGGTGCGACAAATCATGGAGGGGTCGGTCTTCACGGTGAGCCCTGAAACCAGAGGGATCAGGATCGCGGAGATCATGACCGAGCGGAATTTTGGGGCGGTGCCCATCGTGGAGCGTGATTCAACGCTTGTCGGCCTCGTGTCAGAATTTGATCTGTTACGGGCCATCGACGAGGGGAAAGATCTTCGCCACATCATGGCGGAAGACATGATGACGAGAAATGTGGTGACGGTGACCGAAGACATGCTGGTGCAGGACTTCATCAAACTCATTCAAGAGAAACATCTCATCCGAACTCCGGTGGTGAAAGGAAACACGTTGGTCGGGATCGCCACGAGACGGGATGCGGTGTTCGCCTATGTGAAGGCCACGGCTTCATATTGGAGGCCAAGGAAGGGCGGAGATCTATAA
- the hypE gene encoding hydrogenase expression/formation protein HypE — translation MTDNKSYEPACPLPISAKNTVQLAHGGGGRLMQELVQNVFVQAFGNPLPDSLHDGATWPVEKGTLAFTTDSYVVRPLFFPGGDIGSLAVNGTINDLAMCGAKPLYLSAAFILEEGLSLDVLQRVVRSMAEAARAAGVPIVTGDTKVVDRGKGDGIFINTAGVGLVPAGVRVLPTLIQPGDAVLVSGDLGSHGVAVLSVREGLTFTSNIESDSAPLHHIVADLLESGIDIHCLRDLTRGGLASVLNELALAAKAGMIVEEIAIPVNEPVRGACELLGLDPLYVANEGRFVAMVPAPQAEAALAVMHRHKTASLAAQIGTVADRDPPMVVLRTVVGTHRVLDLLSGEQLPRIC, via the coding sequence ATGACCGATAACAAATCTTATGAGCCGGCTTGTCCGTTGCCGATCTCGGCAAAGAACACGGTGCAGCTCGCGCACGGCGGGGGCGGGCGGCTCATGCAGGAGTTGGTTCAAAACGTATTCGTGCAGGCATTTGGCAATCCGCTGCCGGACTCCTTGCATGACGGCGCAACATGGCCTGTGGAGAAAGGCACGCTCGCCTTCACTACAGATTCCTACGTGGTGCGTCCGCTGTTTTTTCCCGGCGGCGATATCGGAAGTCTGGCGGTGAACGGCACGATCAACGATCTGGCGATGTGCGGCGCGAAGCCCCTTTATCTGAGTGCGGCGTTCATTCTGGAAGAAGGACTGAGTTTGGACGTGCTCCAGCGAGTCGTGCGCTCGATGGCCGAGGCAGCGCGGGCAGCTGGTGTACCGATTGTGACCGGCGATACGAAGGTTGTGGATCGAGGTAAGGGCGATGGGATCTTCATCAACACGGCTGGGGTTGGTCTGGTGCCGGCCGGAGTCCGCGTGCTGCCGACGTTGATCCAACCGGGCGACGCCGTTCTCGTGAGCGGTGATCTTGGGTCCCACGGCGTGGCGGTACTGAGCGTGCGGGAAGGACTGACATTCACGAGCAATATCGAAAGTGATTCGGCGCCGTTGCATCATATTGTTGCTGACCTACTCGAGAGCGGCATCGACATCCATTGTCTGCGCGATCTTACCCGTGGCGGGCTGGCCAGCGTATTGAACGAACTGGCCCTTGCAGCGAAGGCGGGCATGATTGTGGAGGAGATAGCCATTCCGGTGAACGAGCCGGTGCGTGGAGCCTGTGAGCTGCTAGGCCTCGATCCGCTCTATGTGGCGAATGAGGGGCGCTTCGTCGCGATGGTCCCGGCGCCGCAGGCCGAAGCCGCGCTGGCGGTGATGCACCGGCACAAGACAGCCAGCTTGGCGGCTCAGATCGGGACGGTGGCAGACCGCGATCCTCCGATGGTCGTTCTACGGACTGTTGTCGGCACGCATCGTGTCCTCGATCTGCTGTCGGGCGAGCAACTGCCTCGCATTTGTTGA
- a CDS encoding glutathione S-transferase family protein: MEVRAQFPNEQSPAGEFVRQPDVFRRWVTADGSSGYPAAAGRYHLYVSWACPWAHRTIIVRKLKKLEPVIGMTVVDPIRDERGWAFREGAGHSLDSINGFQFLRDAYKATDPNYIGRITVPVLWDSVTRRIVTNSDDDLMRIFNGEFNRFTESPIDLYPDGLRQEIDELNTFIYENVNDGVYRAGFATSQHSYERAARRLFTALDQLDARLATHRYLFGPEFVETDWRLFVTLVRFDAVYHGHFKCNLRRIVDYPNLFGYLKDLYQTDGIAETVNVDHIKRHYYITHDDINPTRIVPIGPDQDLSAPHGRGRLIAF, from the coding sequence ATGGAAGTTCGAGCCCAATTTCCAAACGAACAATCGCCGGCCGGTGAGTTCGTGCGCCAGCCGGACGTGTTCCGAAGGTGGGTGACAGCCGACGGTAGTTCGGGCTATCCCGCCGCGGCCGGACGCTACCATCTCTACGTGTCATGGGCCTGCCCCTGGGCCCACCGCACGATCATTGTGCGTAAGCTCAAGAAGCTGGAGCCTGTGATCGGCATGACCGTCGTGGATCCCATTCGTGACGAGCGAGGATGGGCATTTCGAGAAGGGGCAGGGCATTCCCTAGATTCCATCAATGGATTTCAGTTTCTCCGAGACGCTTACAAAGCGACGGACCCGAACTATATCGGACGTATTACAGTGCCTGTGCTGTGGGACTCCGTCACCAGACGTATCGTCACCAACTCCGATGACGATCTGATGAGAATTTTCAACGGTGAGTTCAATCGATTCACCGAAAGCCCGATTGATTTGTATCCGGATGGCCTCCGGCAAGAAATCGATGAGCTCAACACGTTCATCTACGAGAATGTGAACGATGGAGTCTATCGCGCGGGGTTTGCCACATCCCAACACAGCTATGAACGAGCGGCACGGCGATTATTTACCGCGCTGGATCAACTCGATGCGCGCTTGGCAACCCACCGTTACTTATTCGGACCGGAGTTCGTGGAAACCGACTGGCGGCTTTTTGTCACATTGGTTCGGTTCGATGCCGTGTATCACGGCCATTTCAAATGCAATCTTCGGCGAATCGTCGACTACCCGAACCTGTTCGGGTATCTGAAAGATCTCTACCAAACCGATGGCATCGCCGAAACCGTCAATGTCGACCACATCAAACGCCACTACTACATCACGCATGACGACATCAACCCGACCCGCATTGTCCCGATCGGCCCCGACCAAGACTTGTCGGCGCCCCATGGACGTGGCCGCCTGATCGCTTTTTAG
- a CDS encoding prohibitin family protein translates to MNASFTARLLLLLIPLLMTLQSCSNIVNPGSRGLRWYPLSSGLAKEPLKEGFYWRAPWNDVFVYDTRWKSFREKVDALTADDLPVTVYATITMRPMPDEIYFLAQEVGPEWYKQLVHPQLLSAVRGVVANYSMVTLPERSSEIGNKIEAVVVEALKGRHLDVYNVALSEMEFSQMVLRAIEQKQAKEQEKEQKNFEVVIAERNAEIARIQAKGEGDSLKIRAEGESDSMRIRAVGQAQAQEIITKTLTPTYLQFKLYENSNAKTIIVPERLNVPLILSPGADHPK, encoded by the coding sequence ATGAACGCGTCTTTCACCGCTCGGCTGCTTCTTCTCCTGATCCCGCTGCTGATGACCCTTCAGAGTTGCAGCAATATTGTGAATCCAGGAAGTCGAGGGCTGCGGTGGTATCCCCTTTCCAGCGGATTAGCGAAAGAACCGCTCAAGGAAGGATTTTACTGGCGAGCGCCTTGGAACGATGTCTTCGTCTATGACACGAGATGGAAAAGCTTTAGAGAAAAGGTGGATGCGCTGACCGCGGACGATCTGCCTGTTACCGTCTATGCCACGATCACGATGCGCCCCATGCCTGATGAAATCTATTTTCTGGCTCAGGAAGTGGGGCCTGAATGGTACAAGCAGCTGGTTCATCCGCAACTGTTGTCGGCGGTGCGCGGTGTGGTCGCGAACTACTCCATGGTCACCCTCCCGGAGCGCAGCAGTGAAATCGGGAACAAGATCGAAGCGGTGGTGGTTGAAGCATTGAAGGGGCGCCATCTGGACGTGTACAACGTGGCCCTTTCGGAAATGGAATTCTCCCAGATGGTCTTGCGGGCCATCGAACAGAAGCAGGCGAAGGAGCAGGAGAAAGAGCAGAAGAACTTCGAAGTGGTCATTGCGGAGCGCAACGCCGAGATCGCTCGGATTCAAGCCAAAGGAGAGGGCGATTCGTTGAAAATTCGCGCGGAAGGCGAATCCGACAGCATGAGGATCCGCGCCGTGGGGCAGGCGCAGGCGCAGGAGATCATCACCAAGACGCTGACGCCGACCTATTTGCAGTTCAAGCTTTATGAAAACTCCAATGCCAAGACCATCATCGTACCGGAAAGGCTCAATGTTCCGCTGATTCTGAGTCCGGGCGCCGATCACCCGAAATAG
- a CDS encoding PAS domain-containing sensor histidine kinase: protein MTPKAAKKERWVRARPLSPVSHAEDRQGKAVESAKDDFFAEAFRLSPHPIGITELETGVCLEINDAGLETFGFHRDEVIGKTTLMLGIWPDPRERVRLIDRLKSEKSAITLEVSLRMKSGESRQFLISTDLITLGGTPCLLTIGNDITERKRAEEALHQTHEELEQRVQERTVDLERANAAMRDSEQRFRLFIEHVPAAIAMFDRNMRYLAASRRWMEDYRLTGAILGQSHYDLLPVIAPRWKEIHRRGLAGEILSADEDRFVRDDGSPQWITWDVRPWYSGDEVGGIVIATEDVTARVEAQNALHERKERSDQVIQLANFGIFDHDHRTGKMYWSPAMREIYGVGPDDQTSFEGYIQLLHPEDREAVVLAVKQAQDPTGDDLFSVEHRVVHRDGSVRWVSFRSWTLFDNEGPERRPTRTLGAMIDITKRKQAEEALHRNQLELHLQQVQLEELTSKLLAAQEHERKRIARDLHDDVSQRLAALVLEVASLEQHPSTVSGGLARSLAPLREQLEQLSDDVHTLAYRLHPSLLEHAGLRPAVEDHVQQVSRRTGLPIHLKILDVPNAVPLDQATCLFRVMQESVQNVVKHAQATVVTVQLRGSSKGVALSVVDNGKGFDPQDLRTHQQGLGLSSMEERLRQLHGFFRIQSRPSHGTKVCAWVPCEVKVA from the coding sequence ATGACACCCAAAGCCGCCAAAAAAGAGCGTTGGGTGAGGGCACGACCGCTTTCGCCGGTATCCCACGCCGAAGATCGGCAAGGGAAGGCGGTCGAATCGGCAAAAGACGATTTCTTCGCCGAAGCCTTCCGCCTAAGTCCTCACCCGATCGGTATCACGGAACTTGAGACCGGGGTTTGTCTGGAAATCAATGACGCCGGTCTGGAGACGTTCGGCTTTCACCGGGACGAAGTCATCGGAAAGACGACGTTGATGTTAGGGATCTGGCCTGATCCTCGTGAGCGGGTCCGGCTCATCGATCGATTGAAATCTGAAAAGTCGGCCATAACTCTTGAAGTGTCGCTGCGGATGAAGAGCGGTGAATCGCGACAATTTCTCATTTCCACAGACTTGATCACGCTCGGGGGAACGCCTTGTCTCCTGACGATAGGCAATGACATTACCGAGCGCAAGAGGGCGGAGGAGGCGCTGCATCAGACCCATGAAGAGTTGGAACAACGCGTCCAGGAAAGAACCGTCGACCTCGAGCGAGCCAATGCGGCGATGCGGGATAGTGAGCAGCGGTTCCGTTTGTTCATCGAGCATGTGCCGGCTGCCATTGCGATGTTTGACCGCAACATGCGGTATTTGGCGGCTAGTCGCCGTTGGATGGAAGACTATCGGCTCACCGGAGCTATCCTCGGCCAATCGCATTATGACCTGCTTCCCGTGATTGCACCACGATGGAAGGAGATCCATCGCCGCGGACTGGCGGGAGAAATTCTGAGCGCAGATGAAGACCGGTTCGTTCGAGATGATGGCTCCCCGCAGTGGATCACCTGGGATGTTCGCCCCTGGTATAGCGGCGATGAGGTCGGCGGCATCGTGATTGCCACGGAAGATGTGACGGCTCGCGTGGAAGCACAGAACGCCTTGCATGAAAGGAAGGAACGGTCCGACCAGGTCATTCAGTTGGCCAACTTCGGCATTTTCGATCATGACCACCGCACCGGAAAAATGTACTGGTCTCCCGCGATGAGAGAAATCTACGGAGTGGGGCCGGATGATCAAACGTCTTTCGAGGGGTATATCCAATTACTGCATCCGGAAGACCGCGAAGCAGTGGTGCTGGCCGTCAAGCAGGCTCAAGATCCTACCGGTGACGATCTCTTTTCGGTAGAACACCGTGTGGTGCACCGTGACGGGAGTGTCCGGTGGGTGAGTTTTCGGTCATGGACGTTATTCGACAATGAAGGGCCGGAGCGTCGCCCTACGCGCACCTTGGGGGCGATGATCGATATCACAAAACGGAAACAGGCGGAGGAGGCGCTTCATCGCAACCAGCTGGAATTGCATCTGCAGCAAGTGCAATTGGAAGAACTGACGTCTAAGCTGCTGGCGGCGCAGGAGCATGAGCGGAAGCGAATTGCCCGTGATCTGCACGACGATGTGAGCCAGCGATTGGCCGCCTTGGTCTTGGAAGTCGCATCCTTGGAACAGCATCCTTCTACTGTATCCGGTGGGCTTGCTCGATCGCTGGCGCCACTTCGTGAACAATTGGAGCAGCTGTCTGACGATGTGCACACGCTCGCGTACCGGCTTCATCCCTCGCTGTTGGAGCACGCAGGATTGCGCCCGGCGGTCGAGGACCATGTTCAGCAGGTTTCTCGGCGCACGGGCCTGCCCATTCATCTGAAGATTCTTGATGTTCCGAACGCGGTGCCGCTTGATCAGGCGACCTGTCTCTTCCGCGTCATGCAGGAAAGCGTCCAAAATGTGGTGAAACATGCGCAGGCCACGGTCGTGACGGTCCAGCTCCGTGGGTCATCAAAGGGAGTCGCTCTGTCCGTCGTCGATAATGGGAAGGGATTTGACCCACAGGACCTGCGCACCCATCAACAGGGGTTGGGATTGAGCAGCATGGAAGAACGGCTGCGACAACTACACGGGTTCTTTCGAATTCAATCTCGCCCATCCCACGGCACCAAGGTCTGTGCGTGGGTGCCTTGCGAGGTGAAGGTCGCATGA